The genomic DNA AGAATGGATAAGACCACTCGATTGCGCTTCGTGTTAGTATGAAACACGCTGCACTTGCGCAAACCGTCTTTACTGATTTGGATTTCTATGCCGTCTCCCAGCCGTTCCTCTTCGATCCCTGCGGTCGCGCTCGACGAGCAGGCGTTGATCCAGGAGTGCGATGTTAAATTCACGCGCCGTGGAGGACCTGGCGGCCAACATCGCAACAAGGTTTCCAGCGCCGTCGTGTTGAAGCATCGCCCGACGGGCGTGACGGCGGAGGCGTCGGAGCGGCGCAGCCAAGCGGAGAACCGCAGCGTGGCGGTGGCACGGCTGCGCGTCGAACTTGCGATTCAGGTTCGCGAAGAGGTGGAAGCGTTCGTCGTGCCGCTGGTCCGCCAGTACGGCGGTTCGCAATTCCGCGTCGCGATTGGCAACGAAGTCTATCCCGTGATCTTGGCCGATGTGCTCAATCGAACGCTCGCCAACGAAGGGGATGTGGCCACTGCGGCAGAGTTCTGGTGCACCACAGCAAGCCAGATCGTTCGCTTCCTGAGACAGGAACCGCAGGCGCTCGCTACTGTCAACCAAGCGCGCGAAAAGGCCGGCAGGCACCGGCTGAAGTAGCTCCACATCGACCGCCGTAGCTCCGGATCAGGCGGCTTGCTTGTACGGCCTACCACGCAAATCGTCGACGTTGGGAACCTTGAACCCGCGACCTTCGGGTTCCATATGCCCAAACAAAACGCCCAACATTCGAGGATGCAGGCAGACGTACGACCACAGCGTTGCCACGGCGACGCCGGCCAAGACGTCACTCAAAAAGTGCGCCTGGCACAACAACCGTTCGGAGCACGAGAGTGTCGCCAAACAAACGAAATAGATGCGTCCCCGAGGGAACAGTAGCATCATCCCGATACACAACCCAACACCGGTTGCAGCGTGACCGCTGGGGAACGAACGCAGCGTGCTATCGTCGAAGATCGCCACGTTCTGCAAATAGGCATCCAACGCCCACTGGTAGATCGAATCCTCCCGCGCCGTGGCGAAATCAAAATCGTTCGGTCGCCGCCGCAGGATGAACATTTTAAGAATCGTCACGATCGCGCCGCTGCCGAACGACAGCGCGGCCAATCGTGGCAAACACCAACGTTTCTCGGGGACCAGAATCGCGATCCCCGCAATGATCATCGCAACCCCAAGCCCGTGCGAGAAGAATTCCGAAATGAAGATCACCTTGCGGAAATCGCCCGGCAACCGATCTTCCCAAAACCAAACCGCGATGTCGTAATCGCAGAACAAAGCCAACGGGGTCAGCATCGTCACCGCCACGCCGAACCACAACAACGGTTGCAGCGGCTTGCTGGAGCGGGCCGACCATGCCGGTCCCGGATACAGTTTGAGGCTGGGTTCTTGGGGCTCTGGATTCACGATGATTCTTTTCTGATCGCGGTGATCGGCATCTGCGACATTCGGCGCCGCGTTTCCTCCCACGCTTCAACAGTGGGGAAAGCCGCTGTCGGGTTGTGAGTGGATCTTGTACCAGACGGGTTGGGGGTGTCGAAATAGCGAATCGTGCTAATGTTGATCGCTTGACAACGTGTCAGGCGGCAAAGATGTTTTCGTTCTCCGCCAGTTCGGCATCGTTGACCGCAACGATCGCGATCCGGTGGGCGTTGGCGATCCGCGTTACCTCTTCTCGGTCAACGACAATCGTCTTGTCGGCTTCGATCACGATGCAACTGCCGCCGGCGGCAGCCAGCAGTTCGATCGTTTGCGGACCGATCGTGGGAACGTCGAATCGCATGTCTTGCTGCGGCTTGGCGACTTTGATCAGGGTGAAGCCTCGCTTGCCGCACAGCTTCCCCGATCGCTCGATACAAGCGTCGGTCCCTTCGACCGCTTCGACCGCCACGACGGTTTGATCTTTCACAGTGATGCTCTGACCGATGTCCAGCCCGCCCATCTGCTTGGCGATTGTCCAACCAAAGCGAACGTCGGCTTGCTGTTTCGCGTTCAATCGTTGCGTCGAATGGTGGCCTTGTTTCACGAGTAGCTCCGGAGCGAAATCGGTGGCGGG from Rosistilla carotiformis includes the following:
- a CDS encoding phosphatase PAP2 family protein, whose translation is MNPEPQEPSLKLYPGPAWSARSSKPLQPLLWFGVAVTMLTPLALFCDYDIAVWFWEDRLPGDFRKVIFISEFFSHGLGVAMIIAGIAILVPEKRWCLPRLAALSFGSGAIVTILKMFILRRRPNDFDFATAREDSIYQWALDAYLQNVAIFDDSTLRSFPSGHAATGVGLCIGMMLLFPRGRIYFVCLATLSCSERLLCQAHFLSDVLAGVAVATLWSYVCLHPRMLGVLFGHMEPEGRGFKVPNVDDLRGRPYKQAA
- a CDS encoding LpxI family protein, with amino-acid sequence MNSATLPSPSIANASPSGSTVGLIAGWGRFPILVAESLKRQNHRVACAAIRGHACESLNDICDEVRWFGVAKMGGQLRFFRRHGVQRMTMAGKLFKADLMFQGSVWLRHLPDLFCIRTMAPHFITRSKDTRDDTLLTAVTDAYLARGIEVCPATDFAPELLVKQGHHSTQRLNAKQQADVRFGWTIAKQMGGLDIGQSITVKDQTVVAVEAVEGTDACIERSGKLCGKRGFTLIKVAKPQQDMRFDVPTIGPQTIELLAAAGGSCIVIEADKTIVVDREEVTRIANAHRIAIVAVNDAELAENENIFAA
- a CDS encoding peptide chain release factor family protein; translated protein: MPSPSRSSSIPAVALDEQALIQECDVKFTRRGGPGGQHRNKVSSAVVLKHRPTGVTAEASERRSQAENRSVAVARLRVELAIQVREEVEAFVVPLVRQYGGSQFRVAIGNEVYPVILADVLNRTLANEGDVATAAEFWCTTASQIVRFLRQEPQALATVNQAREKAGRHRLK